A single window of Colletes latitarsis isolate SP2378_abdomen chromosome 4, iyColLati1, whole genome shotgun sequence DNA harbors:
- the LOC143341086 gene encoding vitellogenin-2 isoform X3, whose protein sequence is MRLNWEINKYSIYILIKNKHSLTDTTYLLQILAHQFGKSVFLFLLLCNNCTAYNIFESGKEYTYSYNALSNSGVLLPSSASSSWGFHGKLVIQAKQNVVVMQLESLKLTTWNGNIQEKGEDHDITDEVAELLKPFQITYRNGLVENFSTEAISPWSTNIKRSIAGILQLDLFNLEKEAAFHSTERNHYGQCNIEYIVNPEEENELVIRKFLDPRICIGHPHYTWSNVPKMLCPNGDQNPVLKSSERLYKVKIKGFLNEILFVNATGGIYIQPFQSFGDVQFHFTRQVFKLISVKDIINKIPTKDLHPKVLQHELPELDLTQGRGTPDKSTVFKSIGTLLDKLSQRLETPGLDTETDNLHNTTISVLLYYLGMLDVADLRTAYTTISGTSYKEETIRNMFLEALPQVGTKEAALFILELIQDKKVSDMSAIQLLTQLPFHVRKPDVQLLVNLQTFLNLPEKISAEVQNTAILTYGTLIYKTCLLYCPYEMLDDYVRLYLDKFTETKEYEKKMIWLEGLANIQLGRVVEFLEPIASSNNAESRHFRVLAAWASLPTAPLRPDVIYPVYWPILINRTEHLEMRVAALTLLIVSSPTPSRLISLYWYMQSEPNQHLYNYFYTTLKSLEHTTYPCYVHIGAIAAQFTRVLHRSSNHEYLITGNYIFDYQDKYRKFGSMIGGIVIANSMTNMPEVLYVTLNTYGSGVNINHVSLYIKAEGLMQSLSTYLEGPTQVKDILKQFKLDQKQNGPVHLEIIARIQEKTVLCLHLNETNIIAGFKYLSSLSNKIYHIYQNVEFHVNQQRINVPLTLESVQVTDLGANVRFAVTTTSLFSMRGNFTHVSNGRNNHVILRTSIHGSQVIENYNPLIDVWHSAEREHSVHGYLPVNITIGLEERPFISYNTPGEHLKMGLTFHARTSTNIKGANIKAKLNKICPNCTRLFVVTKSPTYKPHDTDLFQTDLAELGGQICVKLFDCENAISREKLIRDVFSSHQANYPIWPILQFALTALHFLDYYTYVPPKGSCGLAAYISTIDTKRTQVRFEYIKNPNHHIVSLTRTNTESSQILQQWNLAALYEITSWISDTLKIKATKIVPGQQVLKFCLEVEKEIPWEWDFLSTKPSDSARIILNAIWGFSNTAKGKCSGSSVTLNLIGEISEGQLKEVKEAKWPYEECREQSKGKQFIPFSDACYEASRELSTLRKYQIIVQHENVPANLMRLAWKFRAFYDFIGGNSSSDSISNEFVVTATFPKESDIGELSLNNDKVAIEYNYNFIDYFLTRTRIHKYMDWSVLKTFFVPYLS, encoded by the exons ATGAGATTAAATTgggaaattaataaatattctatttacatattaattaaaaacaaacATTCTCTTACAGATACCACTTATTTGTTACAAATATTGGCACACCAATTTGGGAAAAGTGTGTTTCTATTTCTTCTGTTGTGTAACAATTGTACTGCATACAATATATTTGAATCAGGAAAAGAATATACATATTCCTACAATGCACTTTCAAATTCTGGTGTTTTGTTACCATCTAGTGCATCATCTTCATGGGGGTTCCATGGAAAACTTGTAATTCAAGCAAAACAAAATGTAGTTGTAATGCAG TTGGAATCATTGAAGTTAACTACATGGAATGGTAACATACAAGAAAAAGGAGAAGATCATGACATTACAGATGAGGTAGCAGAACTTCTGAAACCATTTCAAATTACATACAGGAATGGTCTTGTTGAAAATTTTAGCACTGAAGCTATATCTCCTTGGTCCACAAATATAAAAAGAAGTATAGCCGGAATTTTACAATTAGATCTCTTTAATTTAGAAAAGGAAGCAGCCTTTCATTCAACTGAA AGAAATCACTATGGACAATGTAACATTGAATACATTGTTAATCCTGAAGAAGAAAATGAATTGGTGATAAGGAAATTTTTAGATCCTCGAATATGCATTGGTCATCCTCATTATACATGGTCAAATGTTCCCAAAATGTTGTGTCCAAATGGAGATCAA AATCCAGTATTAAAATCTAGTGAAAGGTTGTATAAAGTTAAAATAAAAGGATTtttgaatgaaattttgtttgttaATGCTACTGGAGGCATATATATACAACCTTTTCAAAGTTTTGGAGATGTTCAGTTTCATTTCACAAG GcaagtttttaaattaatttcggtGAAAGACATCATAAATAAGATACCTACTAAAGATTTACACCCTAAAGTTTTACAACACGAACTCCCAGAACTTGACCTTACACAAGGTAGAGGTACTCCTGATAAAAGTACTGTTTTTAAATCT ATAGGAACTTTATTAGATAAATTAAGTCAGAGACTTGAAACTCCTGGTTTGGATACAGAGACTGATAATTTACATAATACAACGATTTCTGTTTTACTTTATTATCTTGGGATGTTAGATGTTGCTGATTTACGTACTGCATATACAACAATTTCAGGAACAAGTTACAAAGAAGAAACGATACG gaATATGTTTTTGGAAGCTCTGCCGCAAGTAGGTACAAAAGAAGCCGCACTGTTCATATTGGAATTAATTCAAGATAAAAAAGTATCGGACATGTCCGCAATTCAACTTCTTACTCAGTTACCATTCCATGTACGAAAGCCTGATGTCCAACTGTTAGTAAATCtacaaacatttttaaatttgccAGAAAAAATATCTGCTGAAGTTCAAAATACAGCAATTCTTACATATGGTACATTGATCTATAAAACATGTTTACTATATTGTCCATATGAAATGTTAGATGATTATGTGCGTCTATATCTTGATAAGTTTACAg AGACGAAGGAATACGAAAAGAAAATGATTTGGCTAGAAGGATTAGCAAATATACAATTGGGAAGAGTAGTAGAATTTTTAGAACCTATTGCAAGTAGTAATAATGCAGAATCTCGTCATTTTCGTGTCCTTGCTGCTTGGGCATCGCTTCCAACAGCTCCTTTGAGACCCGATGTT ATATATCCAGTTTATTGgccaattttaataaatagaaCTGAACATTTAGAAATGAGAGTAGCTGCATTGACATTACTTATTGTTTCAAGCCCTACACCAAGCAGACTGATATCATTATATTGGTACATGCAAAGTGAACCCAATCAACATTTGTACAACTATTTTTATACCACTTTAAAGTCTTTGGAACACACTACATACCCTTGTTACGTTCATAT AGGTGCTATAGCTGCACAATTTACACGAGTACTTCATCGATCGTCAAATCATGAATATCTAATTACTGGTAATTATATATTCGATTATCAAGACAAATATAGAAAATTCGGTTCTATGATAGGTGGTATCGTCATCGCTAATTCTATGACAAATATGCCAGAGGTTTTATATGTAACTTTGAATACTTATGGAAGTGGAGTAAATATAAATCATGTATCT TTATATATAAAAGCTGAAGGCCTCATGCAATCATTATCAACATATCTTGAGGGGCCAACACAAGTAAAGGATATACTGAAGCAATTTAAATTAGACCAAAAACAAAATGGACCTGTACATTTAGAAATAATTGCACGTATTCAAGAAAAAACAGTTCTGTGCCTCCACTTAAATGAAACAAATATTATTGCAGGATTTAAAT ATCTTTCATCTTTATCTAACAAAATATACCATATATATCAAAATGTGGAATTTCATGTTAATCaacaacgtattaatgtgccACTAACATTAGAATCTGTACAAGTCACAGATCTAGGAGCAAATGTCCGATTTGCAGTTACCACTACATCATTATTCTCAATGAGAGGAAATTTTACACATGTTTCAAATGGCAGAAATAATCATGTCATATTACG TACATCTATTCATGGATCACAAGTAATTGAAAATTATAATCCTCTAATTGATGTATGGCATAGTGCAGAAAGAGAACATTCTGTACATGGATATCTTCCAGTCAACATTACAATTGGATTGGAAGAACGACCTTTTATTTCATACAATACTCCAGGAG AGCATCTTAAAATGGGTCTCACATTTCATGCACGAACATCCACCAACATAAAAGGTGCAAATATTaaagcaaaattaaataaaatttgtcctaaTTGCACTCGATTATTCGTAGTCACAAAGTCTCCAACATATAAACCACAT GATACAGATTTATTTCAAACTGACTTAGCAGAATTAGGAGGTCAAATATGTGTAAAACTTTTCGATTGCGAAAATGCAATATCACGAGAGAAATTAATCCGTGACGTGTTCTCTTCGCATCAAGCTAATTATCC TATTTGGCCAATTTTGCAGTTTGCTTTAACGGCACTTCATTTCTTAGATTACTACACATATGTACCACCAAAAGGTAGCTGTGGATTAGCTGCTTATATTAGTACAATTGATACAAAACGAACTCAG GTCAGATTTGAATATATCAAAAATCCAAACCATCATATAGTGTCTTTGACACGTACAAACACCGAATCATCACAAATTCTTCAACAATGGAATTTAGCTGCACTTTATGAAATTACTAGTTGGATCTCTGACACGTTAAAAATTAAAGCAACTAAAATTGTACCAGGTCAACAAGTTTTAAAA TTTTGTTTAGAAGTAGAAAAAGAGATACCTTGGGAATGGGATTTTCTTAGTACTAAACCAAGTGATTCTGCTAGGATCATTTTAAATGCTATTTGGGGATTTTCTAATACAGCAAAAGGTAAATGTAGTGGATCCTCAGTCACATTAAATTTAATTGGTGAAATTAGTGAAGGTCAATTGAAAGAAGTTAAAGAAGCAAAATGGCCCTATGAAGAATGTCGGGAACAATCTAAAGGAAAACAATTTATTCCATTTTCTGATGCATGCTATGAAGCTTCAAGGGAGCTATCAACTCTAAGAAAATATCAAATAATTGTACAACATGAAAAT GTACCAGCAAATTTAATGCGATTAGCTTGGAAATTCCGTGCCTTTTATGATTTTATCGGCGGCAACAGTAGTTCTGATTCTATTTCCAATGAATTTGTTGTGACTGCGACATTTCCGAAAGAGTCAGATATTGGCGAATTATCGCTTAACAACGATAAAGTAGCTATTGAatataattacaattttatagattactttttaacgagaaCTAGAATTCACAAGTATATGGACTGGTCAgttttgaaaacattttttg TACCTTACCTGTCTTAA